One region of Thiomonas intermedia genomic DNA includes:
- a CDS encoding DMT family transporter yields the protein MPFIELFLLAAIWGASFLFLRIAVPEFGPVPLIALRVGIASLVLLPVLRTAAARAQFRRKLWPLLVVGVTNSALPFTLFAVGALHLGAGFEAILNATTPLWAAVLGATLFGAPISRAQIVGLGVGLVGVVVLVSDQPGLSQGAAHWAVAAVLLAPMSYGYAVHFARRHLAGVDPALTAFGSQLTAVALLALPATFAWPAHAVRGDIWAAVAALGVLCTGLAYVLYFRLVAQVGAAYAASVTFLIPAFGMLWGALFLHEPVTGAMLAGCAIILAGTALASGQWKRLAGLRA from the coding sequence ATGCCTTTCATCGAACTGTTTCTGCTTGCCGCCATCTGGGGGGCGTCTTTTCTGTTCCTGCGCATCGCCGTGCCCGAATTCGGCCCGGTGCCGCTCATCGCGCTGCGCGTGGGCATTGCCTCACTGGTGCTGCTGCCGGTGCTGCGCACGGCCGCGGCGCGTGCCCAGTTCCGCCGCAAGTTGTGGCCGCTGCTGGTCGTCGGCGTGACCAACTCGGCGTTGCCGTTCACCTTGTTCGCGGTGGGCGCGCTGCACCTGGGCGCGGGCTTCGAGGCCATTCTGAATGCCACCACGCCGCTGTGGGCGGCCGTGCTGGGGGCGACGCTGTTCGGCGCGCCGATCAGCCGGGCGCAGATCGTGGGCCTGGGGGTCGGTCTGGTGGGCGTGGTCGTTCTGGTCAGCGATCAGCCCGGGCTGTCGCAGGGCGCGGCGCACTGGGCGGTCGCCGCGGTGCTGCTGGCACCGATGTCCTATGGCTATGCCGTGCATTTCGCCCGCCGCCATCTGGCCGGGGTCGATCCGGCGCTCACCGCGTTCGGCAGCCAGCTCACGGCCGTGGCGCTGCTTGCCCTGCCCGCCACGTTCGCCTGGCCCGCGCACGCGGTGCGGGGCGACATCTGGGCCGCCGTGGCGGCGCTGGGCGTGCTGTGCACCGGGCTGGCCTATGTGCTGTATTTCCGCCTGGTGGCGCAGGTGGGCGCGGCCTACGCCGCCTCGGTCACCTTCCTGATCCCGGCCTTCGGCATGCTGTGGGGCGCGCTGTTTCTGCACGAGCCCGTGACCGGCGCCATGCTGGCGGGCTGCGCGATCATTCTGGCGGGCACGGCGCTGGCGAGCGGGCAGTGGAAGCGGCTGGCGGGTCTGCGGGCCTGA
- a CDS encoding Na/Pi cotransporter family protein, giving the protein MAISILLDLIGGVSLLLWGLHMVQSGILRAFGPRLKAWLGRLLKTRLHALAAGVGVTALLQSSTATGLMLSSFAAAGMIDLVPAMAVMLGANIGTTLIVQLLSFDTSAVAPALLFTGLVAFKRGGRTVTRDLGRVAIGLGLMLLSLHLLLTDLAPAEHAPLVGQMLQALTDQPLLTLLLGAVLTWAAHSSVATVLLTMSLAYSGFVTPTAALALVLGANLGSALNPLLEVGDGGNLAKRRVPVANLVNRVVGCVLVLPFVHLIGKTLLALEPNPVRMVADFHTGFNVALALLFILPLPWMARLLERLLPESKPQDDVGTPLYLDDSLVEMPSVALANAARETLHMGDIVETMLRQGTQALLAGDRKLADAVAQLDDAVDKLHEAIKLHLVRITQESLDDVESRRAMEIMTLSVNLEHIGDIIDKNLMELAQKKIRRQLQFSAMGQEEIAAFVRLIQESLQLAFSVFLSGDVKVARQLVAQKTRVRELEAAASENHLERLRDGVRETLETSSLHLDVLRDLKRIHSHIAATAYPALEAAGQLRNTRLKSRDD; this is encoded by the coding sequence CTGAAGACCCGGCTGCACGCGCTCGCCGCCGGTGTCGGCGTGACCGCACTCCTGCAGAGCAGCACGGCAACCGGGCTGATGCTGTCGTCCTTCGCCGCGGCGGGCATGATCGACCTGGTTCCGGCGATGGCGGTGATGCTGGGCGCGAACATCGGCACCACGCTGATCGTGCAGTTGCTGTCGTTCGACACCTCGGCGGTCGCGCCCGCCCTGCTCTTCACCGGGCTGGTCGCGTTCAAGCGCGGTGGCCGCACCGTGACCCGCGATCTGGGCCGCGTGGCCATCGGCCTCGGGCTGATGCTGCTGTCGCTGCATCTGCTGCTCACCGACCTGGCCCCCGCGGAGCATGCCCCCCTGGTCGGCCAGATGCTGCAGGCGCTGACCGATCAGCCCCTGCTCACGCTGCTGCTCGGCGCCGTGCTCACCTGGGCCGCGCACTCCAGTGTGGCCACGGTGCTGCTGACCATGTCGCTGGCGTATTCGGGCTTCGTCACCCCCACGGCCGCACTGGCCCTGGTGCTGGGGGCCAATCTGGGCAGCGCCCTCAATCCGCTGCTGGAAGTGGGTGACGGCGGCAACCTGGCCAAGCGCCGCGTGCCCGTCGCCAATCTGGTCAACCGGGTCGTGGGCTGCGTGCTGGTGCTGCCCTTCGTGCACCTGATCGGCAAGACACTGCTCGCACTGGAGCCCAATCCGGTGCGCATGGTGGCCGACTTCCATACCGGCTTCAATGTCGCCCTCGCCCTGCTGTTCATCCTGCCCCTGCCCTGGATGGCCAGACTCCTGGAACGCCTGCTGCCCGAGTCCAAACCGCAGGACGACGTGGGCACTCCCCTCTATCTCGACGACAGCCTGGTGGAGATGCCCTCCGTGGCGCTGGCCAACGCCGCCCGCGAGACCCTGCACATGGGCGATATCGTCGAGACCATGCTGCGCCAGGGCACCCAGGCGCTGCTGGCGGGCGACCGCAAGCTGGCCGACGCCGTGGCCCAGCTCGACGATGCGGTGGACAAGCTGCACGAGGCCATCAAGCTCCATCTCGTGCGCATCACCCAGGAGTCGCTCGACGACGTCGAAAGCCGCCGCGCCATGGAGATCATGACGCTGTCGGTCAACCTCGAACACATCGGCGACATCATCGACAAGAACCTCATGGAACTGGCCCAGAAGAAAATCCGCCGCCAGTTGCAGTTTTCCGCCATGGGGCAGGAAGAAATCGCCGCCTTCGTCCGCCTCATCCAGGAGAGTCTGCAACTGGCGTTCAGCGTCTTCCTGTCAGGCGACGTGAAAGTGGCCAGGCAGCTCGTCGCCCAGAAAACGCGCGTCCGCGAGCTGGAAGCCGCCGCGTCCGAGAATCATCTGGAGCGACTGCGCGACGGTGTGCGCGAAACCCTCGAGACCAGCTCGCTGCACCTCGACGTCTTGCGCGATCTCAAGCGCATCCACTCGCACATCGCCGCGACCGCCTACCCCGCCCTGGAAGCCGCCGGCCAGCTGCGCAACACGCGACTGAAAAGCCGGGACGATTGA
- a CDS encoding methylated-DNA--[protein]-cysteine S-methyltransferase → MKNVLVMDSPLGALQLTADGDALVGVHFLDAASPAAAIATATPVLRRAQAQLQAYFRGEAVVFGLPLRPEGTPFQQEVWRTLQTVPAGQTISYATLAQRLGLPGTHARAVGAAVGRNPLLIIVPCHRVVGHDGALTGYAAGLPRKRALLDLEHAAPFTKSPATTRPRAA, encoded by the coding sequence GTGAAAAACGTCTTGGTCATGGACAGCCCGCTGGGGGCGCTGCAGCTCACCGCGGATGGCGATGCGCTGGTCGGGGTGCACTTTCTCGACGCGGCATCGCCTGCAGCGGCAATCGCCACCGCCACGCCTGTGCTGCGGCGAGCGCAGGCGCAACTGCAGGCCTATTTCCGCGGCGAGGCCGTCGTCTTCGGTCTGCCCTTGCGACCCGAAGGTACGCCGTTTCAGCAGGAGGTCTGGCGGACGCTGCAGACCGTGCCCGCCGGGCAGACGATCAGCTATGCGACGCTGGCGCAGCGCCTCGGGCTGCCCGGCACCCATGCCCGCGCAGTGGGCGCGGCGGTGGGGCGCAACCCGCTGCTCATCATCGTGCCCTGCCACCGCGTCGTCGGCCATGACGGCGCCTTGACCGGTTACGCTGCCGGCCTGCCGCGCAAGCGGGCGCTGCTCGATCTCGAACACGCCGCCCCATTCACCAAGAGCCCCGCCACCACCCGCCCGCGCGCGGCCTGA